The Streptococcus parasanguinis genomic sequence GCGATTTTCAGGCAATCCTATTCCCATTTCTTTATTAAGGTTAGTTTCTAACCACTCCTCATAATCAAAGTTCTCAGCATCCCAAAAGCCACCGTCGTGGGCCGACTGGGTCTCTTCGAACTCTGTCATCATGTTTAGAATGGTTTCTTTATCTGCTAATGTTGGTCTGCGTAATTCCATCTTTACCTCCCCATACGAGAAAAGCGAGAGCGAACTCTCACTTTTTCTTATTCTTATTTAAAAATTGTTCTCTCAGGCTGGCTACTCGGTCTTTTTTATTGATTCCACCCTTTGAATGCTTCTCGTGGAATCGTTGAACCTGAGCCTTACCCTTATCATCTAATTGGTATTTTCCCATAATGTCCTTTTCTAATCTGTCACTTGGTGTCCAGCTGATTTGATCGTGGATCCATTCATGTGTTTGACACGTGCAGCGATTTCCTTATGACGGCCATTGACCATCGGACGAGCTTGCGGGTTTCCTAGATAACCACAGGTCCGTTTGACCACATCAACCGTTTTCGGATCGCTATTGCCACAGTTTGGACAAGCAAATCCGCGCTCAGTAGGCGTGAAATCTCCTTCAAAATCACACTTGTAACAACGGTCAATCGGCGTATTGGTTCCGAGATAACCGACCCGGTCATAGGCATAATCCCAAACCGCTTCAAGGGCTTTTGGATTTTGTTGGAGCACAGGGTATTCACAATAGTGGATAAAGCCACCAGAAGCTCCAGCTTCCGGATAAACTTTTTCAAAATCCAACTTTTCAAATGGCGTTGGGTTCTTACGAACATCGTAGTGGAAACTATTGGTGTAGTATTCCTTGTCTGTGATATCCGGAACCTGACCAAATTTCTCCGTATCTAGGCGACAGAAGCGGTCTGTCAAGCTTTCTGACGGTGTCGAATAGATGGAGAAGTGGTAATCATACTGGTCAGACCATTCTTCCACGCGCGCTTTCATATCCTTGATGATATCGATCGTGAATTGTTTGGCTTCTGGATTGTGTTCCCAATTTGGACCATAAAAGACGGTTGCGACTTCATAAAGTCCGATATAGCCAAGAGAAACGGTCGCTCTGCGATGACGGAAGAGCTGATCTACCTGATCATATTTACCCAAGCGTTTCCCGAAAGCCCCATATTGGTAGAGGATCGGCGCATTGGCTGGTGTCGCTTCTTTGGTGCGTTCCACGCGGTAAACCAAGGCATCTTCAGCGATGTTCATCCGTTCATTAAAGATTTGCCAGAACTTCTCCTTGTCTCCGCCCGATTCCAAGGCAATCCGAGGTAAATTGACGGTCACGACCCCAAGATTCATCCGGCCAGAATTAACTTCCACACCATTCTCGTCCTTCCAACCTTGAAGGAAAGAGCGACATCCCATCGGCACCTTGAAGGAGCCTGTCAACTCGACAATCTTGTCATAAGACAAAACGTCTGGGTACATGCGCTTCGTCGCACATTCCAAGGCCAATTGCTTGATATCATAGTTGGGCGTTCCAGGTTCTAGGTTGAGCCCCCGCTTGAGGGTAAAGATCAGTTTTGGAAAGATGGCTGTCCGATGTTCTGAACCCAGTCCCTTGATTCTAATTTCCAAAATCGCCTTTTGGATTTCCCGTTCGAAGCGATTGGTTCCAAGACCAAAGCCAAGCGAAGTAAAGGGAGTTTGCCCGTTCGAAGTAAAGAGGGTATTGATCTCATATTCCAGCGATTGCATGGCATCATAGATATCTTTTTGAGTCTTGCTCCAAGCATAGTCCTCTTGCTTTTCAGGAAGCACC encodes the following:
- the nrdD gene encoding anaerobic ribonucleoside-triphosphate reductase → MITLREEKLRMAPDIFVEKRDGRRVQFDVEKIYKALLKATEEVTSLTPVMEAKLEAIVDRVIAEILERFPNGVKIYEIQNVVEHELLQANEYAIAESYITYRTQRDFERSKATDINFTIGKLLNKDQAVVNENANKDSDVFNTQRDLTAGIVGKSIGLKMLPKHVANAHQKGDIHYHDLDYSPYTPMTNCCLIDFEGMLRNGFKIGNAEVESPKSIQTATAQISQIIANVASSQYGGCSADRIDEVLAPYAEKNYQKHLADAKEWVLPEKQEDYAWSKTQKDIYDAMQSLEYEINTLFTSNGQTPFTSLGFGLGTNRFEREIQKAILEIRIKGLGSEHRTAIFPKLIFTLKRGLNLEPGTPNYDIKQLALECATKRMYPDVLSYDKIVELTGSFKVPMGCRSFLQGWKDENGVEVNSGRMNLGVVTVNLPRIALESGGDKEKFWQIFNERMNIAEDALVYRVERTKEATPANAPILYQYGAFGKRLGKYDQVDQLFRHRRATVSLGYIGLYEVATVFYGPNWEHNPEAKQFTIDIIKDMKARVEEWSDQYDYHFSIYSTPSESLTDRFCRLDTEKFGQVPDITDKEYYTNSFHYDVRKNPTPFEKLDFEKVYPEAGASGGFIHYCEYPVLQQNPKALEAVWDYAYDRVGYLGTNTPIDRCYKCDFEGDFTPTERGFACPNCGNSDPKTVDVVKRTCGYLGNPQARPMVNGRHKEIAARVKHMNGSTIKSAGHQVTD